In Papaver somniferum cultivar HN1 chromosome 1, ASM357369v1, whole genome shotgun sequence, a genomic segment contains:
- the LOC113311947 gene encoding ribosome biogenesis protein bms1-like gives MASASAASSSSSKQQVVLWGPNYVKVYTTTTTTTTDNNTEASTAGLQSDMEVDRPAYVLEEEERPPYVIVVHGPPKVGKSTLIRSLVGYYSKDNRYSVHEKGPIKIISGKKRRIQFVECPNSVSGMLDAAKYADAVMLLIDTYTSFEMETFEFVNILRVHGMPMVMGVLTSLDLCTNVDRLSRTKEYLKNYFTTEIHEGARIFCLSGLIDGLCKEHEILHLVNFLSSMEFYPLSRRDAQPYVLVDHFEDVTPPENMDKDNKCKRNIVLYGYLRGCDIKNGVQVHIAGVGDRPLFSVTSLADPCPLLASPKRKRSRKDKEHDASEGFKPGTYLRLEVQDVPFEMIQNYNPCHLILIGGISPGEETLGYIKATLTRHSWHKKLLRTRNPIIVSVGWRRYQTIPVYAVEDRDERLQMLHYTPVGTQCLAKFWGPHASPNTGIVIVQSLPDKKAVFRILATAVVIDFNKASKDTAKIFWEHERVRSEVQAPHIFNPLASTSKPIEEENVEVTEEEEEEEEEEEETSESQHEDEEEASESKHEEDGSESEYESSGSEGEDEAAETEEEASESEDEDYSHLGRRHKLNGLRTVRFFEGEPDFNDRVVAKSLLCFDNQDEQLEFAKHPLLVILKEEQMLEIHEREERMKNCLKDFLKQRQRVLSKEEKMLAIHEKGERKEKFRQEMMQRGSKVRFDRVGV, from the exons ATGGCGTCTGCatctgctgcttcttcttcttccagtaaGCAGCAAGTTGTTCTATGGGGTCCGAATTATGTGAAAGTAtatacaaccaccaccaccaccaccaccgacaacAATACAGAGGCATCTACTGCGGGATTACAGTCCGATATGGAAGTTGATAGACCTGCTTatgtattagaagaagaagaacgacctCCTTATGTTATTGTTGTCCATGGACCTCCCAAG GTTGGGAAGTCCACGTTGATTAGATCGTTAGTAGGGTATTATTCCAAGGACAATCGTTACTCGGTACACGAGAAAGGTCCCATTAAGATCATATCAG GTAAAAAAAGAAGAATACAGTTTGTGGAGTGTCCAAATAGTGTTAGTGGTATGCTTGATGCTGCTAAGTACGCTGACGCTGTCATGTTGCTCATTGATACATATACTAGCTTTGAGATG GAGACATTTGAATTTGTGAACATTTTACGAGTTCATGGCATGCCGATGGTCATGGGAGTGCTGACATCTCTTGATTTGTGCACAAACGTTGATAGACTATCAAGAACTAAAGAATATCTCAAAAATTATTTCACAACTGAAATACATGAAGGAGCAAGAATATTCTGTTTATCTGGACTCATAGATGGGCT GTGCAAGGAGCATGAAATACTTCATCTGGTAAATTTCTTATCGTCTATGGAATTCTATCCTTTGTCACGGAGAGACGCACAACCTTATGTGCTGGTAGATCATTTTGAAGATGTTACTCCTCCAGAAAATATGGACAAGGATAACAAATGCAAAAGAAACATTGTTTTGTATGGTTACCTCCGAGGTTGTGATATCAAGAATGGAGTTCAG GTGCACATTGCTGGTGTTGGTGATCGCCCTCTATTTAGTGTAACAAGCTTAGCTGATCCTTGCCCTTTACTGGCTAGTCCCAAAAGGAAGAGATCTCGGAAAG ATAAAGAGCATGATGCGAGTGAGGGTTTCAAGCCAGGGACTTATCTAAGGTTGGAGGTCCAAGACGTTCCTTTCGAGATGATTCAAAATTACAATCCTTGTCATCTTATTCTCATTGGAGGCATCAGTCCTGGAGAGGAGACTCTTGGCTATATTAAG GCAACACTTACGCGACATAGTTGGCACAAGAAATTACTGAGGACAAGAAACCCTATCATTGTTTCAGTTGGTTGGAGGCGGTACCAGACTATCCCTGTGTATGCTGTGGAGGATCGCGATGAACGGCTTCAAATGCTCCATTACACCCCAGTAGGCACGCAGTGTCTTGCAAAGTTTTGGGGCCCTCATGCATCCCCCAATACTGGAATTGTAATTGTACAGAGTCTGCCAGACAAAAAG GCAGTGTTTCGGATTTTAGCAACCGCTGTTGTAATTGATTTTAACAAGGCTTCTAAGGACACTGCGAAGATATTTTGGGAACATGAGCGTGTTCGGTCTGAAGTTCAGGCTCCTCACATCTTCAACCCACTAGCGTCAACCTCGAAGCCAATTGAAGAGGAGAATGTGGAGgtgactgaagaagaagaagaagaagaagaagaagaagaagagacttCTGAAAGTCAACATGAAGACGAAGAGGAGGCTTCTGAAAGTAAACATGAAGAGGATGGGTCTGAAAGTGAATATGAGAGTTCGGGGAGTGAAGGGGAAGACGAGGCTGCTGAAACCGAGGAGGAGGCttctgaaagtgaagatgaagaTTATTCTCATTTGGGGAGACGACATAAGCTGAATGGCTTACGTACCGTGAGATTCTTTGAGGGAGAGCCCGATTTCAATGACCGAGTTGTTGCTAAGAGTTTATTGTGTTTTGATAATCAAGATGAGCAGCTGGAGTTTGCAAAACATCCGCTACTGGTGATTTTGAAAGAAGAACAGATGTTAGAAATACATGAGAGAGAGGAGAGGATGAAGAATTGCTTAAAAGATTTTCTCAAACAACGACAACGTGTGCTTTCCAAGGAAGAAAAGATGTTGGCAATACATGAAAAGGGGGAGAGGAAAGAGAAATTCAGACAAGAGATGATGCAAAGGGGTTCTAAAGTTCGATTTGATAGAGTTGGAGTATAA